The following DNA comes from Pseudomonas triticicola.
AGATGAATGAAGTGCAACTTGGCGATCGCCGCCGCCGGCAGTACGAACGGGTAGAAATCCGGCTGGCCCATGCTGCGCGACAGTTCGTTGAGCATGCCGGCCAGTTCGATCCACGCATTGACGAACGACAGAAATGCCGTGCCGCCGGGGTGCTCCGGGTCGTACAAGGTGCTGGTGGGAAATGGCTGATAGTCGAAGTCCATTTCCCGTGCGCTCATGCCGAAGCCCAGCGCCGTGTCGACCGCATCCATCATGTGCAGGTAATGCGCCCAGGTTTCCGCCCAGTCTTCCCACGGGTGCATGGTCGCGTAGGCACTGACGTAATGCTGCGGCCAGTCCAGCGGTGCGCCTTGCTGGTAGTGCCGGTCCAGCGCCTCGGCGTAACTGGCGCGTTCGTCGCCGAACAGATTGCGGAACGCGTCCAGCCAAGGGCCGTTGGCGATGAGGCGATCCCAGTAGTAGTGGCCGACCTCATGGCGAAAATGCCCGAGCAGCGTGCGGTAAGGTTCGTGCATTGCCGCCCTGACCTGCTCACGATGCGCATCGTCGGCCTCTTTGATGTCGAGGGTGATCAGGCCATTGGCGTGGCCGGTCATCGGCGCGTTGCCTTCCAGGTCGACACCGATGAAGTCGAACGCCAGCCCGATTTCTTCATCCGTGGTTTTCGGGATGACCGGCAAGCCGAGGGTG
Coding sequences within:
- a CDS encoding zinc-binding metallopeptidase family protein; the protein is MHRFFEQLSSRIIAPFVAGSSRNSKVWPCRCGQSLFFRNSQCLACNALLGYHPEESRLTSLQPGPEEGTWTLDADPDAGLFRRCANLDMPAACNWLLPANDRDTLCIACSLNRTIPDLSVAENPERWRKVEIAKRRLVAQLITLGLPVIPKTTDEEIGLAFDFIGVDLEGNAPMTGHANGLITLDIKEADDAHREQVRAAMHEPYRTLLGHFRHEVGHYYWDRLIANGPWLDAFRNLFGDERASYAEALDRHYQQGAPLDWPQHYVSAYATMHPWEDWAETWAHYLHMMDAVDTALGFGMSAREMDFDYQPFPTSTLYDPEHPGGTAFLSFVNAWIELAGMLNELSRSMGQPDFYPFVLPAAAIAKLHFIHLVIQQAGGRADEVLAL